A region from the Helicoverpa armigera isolate CAAS_96S chromosome 6, ASM3070526v1, whole genome shotgun sequence genome encodes:
- the LOC110381433 gene encoding uncharacterized protein LOC110381433 isoform X3, with protein sequence MSALAPVPAPRMRLALHPHNIHTTIKVYARCLRPDIEYKTLSVTWGTRAQEVVGTLLSKFRMRHRDPRLFYLSMEVRVRAAGLRTTLVLDDDARPAALQACHPKGYSKFSLQMRPGGLIKIYDSALMSSSQYKCLLTSERTTADEVLAILLHCYDSNEGVERFSLYEVSPSQEYERKLHPDDLPLMVQRAWPSDSDCHFRVRRNPRAPPLPPRTLPTPEETPSEDEEPSRALSALSLEAEGEKRRYSPVYKFPSISYCRETKNDYLYI encoded by the exons ATGTCTGCGCTCGCGCCGGTCCCGGCTCCGCGCATGCGCCTAGCGCTGCACCCCCATAACATCCAC ACGACAATCAAAGTATACGCGCGTTGTCTCCGGCCAGACATTGAGTACAAGACCCTGTCTGTGACGTGGGGCACTCGCGCGCAGGAGGTGGTCGGCACGCTCCTGAGCAAGTTCCGCATGAGGCACCGAGACCCGAGGCTGTTCTACCTCAGCATGGAGGTCAGAGTGAGGGCTGCGGGCCTCAGGACCACCCTCGTGCTGGATGACGATGCCAGACCTGCTGCCTTGCAGGCGTGCCATCCGAAGGGGTATTccaa GTTCTCACTACAGATGCGTCCCGGCGGTCTGATCAAGATCTACGACTCGGCGCTGATGTCTTCCTCGCAGTACAAGTGCCTGCTGACCAGCGAGAGGACCACGGCTGACGAGGTGCTGGCCATCCTACTCCATTGCTACGACTCCAACGAGGGTGTTGAGAGGTTCTCGCTCTATGAG GTCAGTCCCTCGCAGGAGTACGAGCGAAAATTACACCCCGACGACCTTCCCCTAATGGTGCAGCGCGCCTGGCCCTCCGACAGTGACTGCCACTTCAGGGTGCGACGGAACCCGAGGGCGCCGCCCCTCCCGCCCCGCACCCTGCCCACCCCCGAGGAAACCCCCTCCGAAGACGAGGAGCCTTCCAGAGCGTTGTCAGCTCTCTCCCTCGAAGCTGAAGGCGAGAAGAGAAGATACAGCCCCGTCTACAAGTTCCCCAGCATCAGCTACTGTAGGGAAACCAAGAATGACTATCTATA